GAGCAAAGTTTGCAACAGTCCTTAAGTACTTTTTCGGCACATTTAAAAAATATTATTCGTATTTTAAAACAGGTAGATGAAAATAGTCTTGTGCTACTTGATGAATTAGGTGCGGGAACAGATCCTACCGAGGGAGCGGCCTTGGCTAAAGCCATCTTGGAATATTTTATTCAATCAGGTGCCAAAACTATTGCTACCACCCATTATAGTGAATTAAAATCTTTTGCTTATCATCATTCCCGCGTGGAAAATGCCAGTGTGGAATTTGATGTTGAAACCTTACGGCCTACTTATCGTTTGTTAATTGGTATCCCGGGAAAAAGTAATGCTTTGGTAATTTCCGAAAAATTAGGTTTGCCATCGAAATTGGTAGATAGGGCTCGGGCTTTTCTTTCACAAGAAGCAGTACGTACGGCAGATTTAATTGCTAATTTGGAACGGGAACAATTGTTGGCGGAAAAAGAACATGCTTTAGTAGTTGAATATAAAAAAGAAGTGGCAGAAGAATTGGCAAAGTTAAAACAGCGAGCTGCAGAATTAGAAAAACAAAAGCAAGAAATTAGACGGCAGGCTCAAAAAGAGGCTTGGGAAATAACCAAGCAGGCTCGTCAGGAAAGTGAAGCTTGGTTAAAGGAATTTAAAGAGGCTCGTAAAAAAATGGATAGGCAAGCCCTTGGGGAAATGGAAAAGATTAAAAATGAATTAAGAGAAAAAGAAGCCATTTTGGCAGAAGAAGTTTTTAGGAAAAAAAGTGGTAAGAGTTTAAAAATCGAAGAAATTAAAGTAGGGATGTCGGTTTTTTTAAATAGGTTTAAACAACAAGGTTATGTTTTAGAAGAACCTAATGAAAAGGGACAAGTACTTGTTCAAGCTGGAATAATGCGTCTTTTGGTTGATTTAAGGGATTTAAGTACACTTGAGGAGGAAACTGTAAAGGCAAATGGTAGAACTACGGGTATTGGTAAAATAGTTTCCTCAAAGGCTAAAAATATTAACAGTGAAATTCATTTACGGGGTTTTCCGGTTGATGAGGCTTTGTTGGAAGTTGAGAAATATCTAGATGATGCTTATTTAGCTGGTTTACCCAAGGTACGGATTATTCACGGTAAAGGTACGGGAACGTTACGAAGTGCGATAACACGCTTTCTACAAAATCATCATTTAGTCGCTTCTTTTAGATTAGGTAATTATTATGAAGGGGGACAAGGGGTAACAATTGTAGAATTGGCAAAAAAATAACCTAAGTTTGACATAGGTTAGATGATGAGTTACTATAATTTTAACGAATAGTCTGAATTGGGGGGGTGATTTAATGTCCGAGGTGTTTATAGTACATTTATATTACGCATCTGCCGCTATTGCCGGGGGAGTTAGTGCTTATATTTTTAGTGAATTCGTCTATCCACATTTACGGGATTATTTGAAAAAAGTAGAAGTGATAAAAAAGAAGGGCCCTATAGAAATTCCGAAATTAGCTCCAGAGAAAATGAGTTT
This genomic window from Clostridia bacterium contains:
- a CDS encoding endonuclease MutS2 (MutS2; MutS-II; involved in blocking homologous and homeologous recombination; has ATPase activity stimulated by recombination intermediates; inhibits DNA strand exchange) gives rise to the protein EQSLQQSLSTFSAHLKNIIRILKQVDENSLVLLDELGAGTDPTEGAALAKAILEYFIQSGAKTIATTHYSELKSFAYHHSRVENASVEFDVETLRPTYRLLIGIPGKSNALVISEKLGLPSKLVDRARAFLSQEAVRTADLIANLEREQLLAEKEHALVVEYKKEVAEELAKLKQRAAELEKQKQEIRRQAQKEAWEITKQARQESEAWLKEFKEARKKMDRQALGEMEKIKNELREKEAILAEEVFRKKSGKSLKIEEIKVGMSVFLNRFKQQGYVLEEPNEKGQVLVQAGIMRLLVDLRDLSTLEEETVKANGRTTGIGKIVSSKAKNINSEIHLRGFPVDEALLEVEKYLDDAYLAGLPKVRIIHGKGTGTLRSAITRFLQNHHLVASFRLGNYYEGGQGVTIVELAKK